From the Acidilutibacter cellobiosedens genome, one window contains:
- a CDS encoding acetate/propionate family kinase, which translates to MNILVINCGSSSLKYQLIDMEGENLLAKGLVERIGIEGSRIKHRTTGKEEVVIQKPLKNHKDAMKLVLDSLIDKKYGAIKSLKEINATGHRIVHGGEKFAFSVKIDAQVMKTLNDCIDLAPLHNPPNIIGIEACRELMPDIPMVGVFDTAFHQTMPEANYIYALPYELYKKYKIRKYGFHGTSHKYVSMRASQLVGKDIKNLKIVTCHLGNGASVCAVDGGKSVDTSMGFTPLDGLAMGTRSGSVDPAIIPFLMEKEKLSAEDVNELLNKKSGVLGISGISSDFRDLESAASDGNKRAKLALDVFNNRVKKYIGAYAALMGGIDVLVFTAGIGENSSEIRYEICKGLEFLGIKMDKEKNQVRGKDALISQEDSKVKVFVISTNEELMIARETKELI; encoded by the coding sequence ATGAATATACTTGTAATAAACTGTGGCAGTTCTTCTCTTAAATATCAGCTTATCGATATGGAAGGAGAAAACTTGTTGGCCAAAGGTCTGGTTGAAAGAATAGGAATTGAAGGTTCCAGGATAAAACACAGGACAACCGGAAAAGAGGAAGTTGTAATTCAAAAACCGCTGAAAAATCATAAAGATGCCATGAAGTTAGTCTTGGATTCTTTGATTGATAAAAAGTATGGAGCTATTAAATCTCTTAAAGAGATAAATGCGACTGGACATAGAATAGTACATGGAGGAGAAAAATTTGCATTTTCAGTAAAAATTGATGCTCAGGTAATGAAGACATTAAATGATTGCATAGATTTAGCGCCATTACATAACCCACCAAATATCATAGGAATCGAAGCATGCAGAGAGCTTATGCCTGATATTCCCATGGTAGGAGTATTTGATACCGCTTTCCATCAAACTATGCCGGAGGCTAATTATATATACGCTCTTCCTTATGAATTATATAAGAAATATAAGATAAGAAAATACGGATTTCATGGTACGTCTCATAAATATGTTTCAATGAGAGCATCTCAATTGGTGGGAAAAGATATTAAAAATTTAAAGATAGTAACTTGTCATTTGGGAAACGGAGCAAGTGTTTGTGCGGTAGACGGAGGAAAATCCGTTGATACAAGCATGGGATTTACTCCTTTAGATGGGTTGGCTATGGGAACGAGATCCGGCAGTGTGGATCCTGCTATAATACCGTTTTTAATGGAAAAAGAAAAGTTGTCCGCAGAAGATGTAAATGAATTATTAAATAAGAAATCCGGTGTGTTGGGTATATCCGGAATAAGCAGTGACTTCAGAGATTTGGAGTCCGCCGCTTCAGATGGAAATAAAAGAGCCAAATTGGCTTTAGACGTATTTAATAATAGAGTCAAAAAATATATAGGAGCTTATGCCGCTTTAATGGGAGGAATAGATGTATTGGTATTTACTGCCGGAATCGGTGAAAATTCTTCCGAAATCAGATACGAAATATGTAAAGGCCTTGAATTTTTAGGGATAAAAATGGATAAAGAAAAAAATCAGGTCAGAGGCAAAGATGCATTGATAAGTCAGGAGGATTCGAAGGTAAAAGTTTTTGTAATTTCCACTAACGAAGAACTTATGATAGCAAGAGAGACAAAGGAACTTATATAA
- the rpmF gene encoding 50S ribosomal protein L32, which produces MAVPKRKTSKARRDKRRASAYQLSKVTLVECPQCHELKVPHRVCGSCGYYKGREVIKVEK; this is translated from the coding sequence TTGGCAGTACCAAAACGAAAAACTTCAAAGGCAAGAAGAGATAAAAGAAGAGCTTCTGCATATCAGCTTTCAAAAGTTACCTTAGTAGAATGTCCTCAATGTCATGAATTAAAAGTTCCTCATAGGGTATGTGGGTCTTGCGGATATTATAAAGGTAGAGAAGTAATAAAAGTTGAAAAATAA
- the plsX gene encoding phosphate acyltransferase PlsX has protein sequence MNILVDAMGGDKGPKVVVKGSILALKELNVDITLVGDESIIRKELSENNYTGDRISIIHAEEVINNEDEAAMAIRRKKNSSMIIALNLLKDEKYQGFISTGNTGALITGGTLITKRIKGIERAAIASPFPTENGMAFLLDAGANADCKPDYLKQFGLMGSIYYEKLFEVSSPKVGLANIGVEKEKGNLLVKEAYELLENSNINFIGNVEARDIPRGKADVIVCDGFVGNIILKLTEGLAFTIFDILKDEFMKSFSRKIGALLLKSSFKAFKSKMDYREYGGAPLLGISKPVIKAHGSSDEIAVKNAIKQTKNFAEKDIIKIIEDNISISE, from the coding sequence ATGAATATTCTTGTAGATGCAATGGGAGGAGATAAAGGCCCAAAAGTAGTGGTTAAAGGAAGTATACTTGCTTTAAAGGAACTGAATGTAGATATAACCCTTGTAGGGGACGAAAGCATAATTAGAAAAGAACTTTCTGAAAATAATTATACGGGAGACAGGATAAGTATAATTCATGCCGAAGAAGTTATAAATAATGAAGATGAGGCTGCAATGGCAATCCGCAGAAAGAAAAATTCTTCCATGATTATAGCCCTTAATCTTTTGAAGGATGAAAAATATCAGGGATTTATTTCTACAGGGAATACAGGAGCATTGATAACAGGAGGAACGCTTATTACAAAGAGAATAAAGGGAATTGAAAGAGCTGCCATAGCATCACCCTTTCCAACCGAAAATGGAATGGCATTCTTGCTGGATGCCGGAGCTAATGCAGACTGTAAACCTGACTATTTAAAACAGTTTGGATTGATGGGTTCCATATATTATGAGAAACTATTCGAAGTTTCTTCGCCAAAAGTTGGATTAGCCAATATAGGGGTCGAAAAAGAGAAAGGAAATCTTCTTGTAAAAGAGGCTTATGAGCTCCTTGAAAACTCTAATATTAATTTTATAGGAAATGTTGAAGCAAGGGATATACCGAGAGGCAAGGCGGATGTAATAGTTTGTGACGGATTCGTGGGAAATATCATACTTAAGCTGACGGAAGGCTTGGCGTTTACTATTTTTGATATTCTTAAGGATGAATTTATGAAGTCTTTTTCTCGAAAAATAGGAGCTTTATTATTAAAGTCAAGTTTTAAGGCATTTAAATCTAAGATGGATTACAGGGAGTACGGCGGAGCTCCTCTTCTTGGGATTAGTAAACCTGTTATAAAAGCTCATGGAAGCTCTGACGAAATTGCTGTAAAAAATGCTATTAAGCAGACTAAAAATTTTGCAGAAAAGGATATTATAAAAATAATAGAGGATAATATATCTATTAGTGAGTAA
- the acpP gene encoding acyl carrier protein, producing the protein MVLEKLKKIISEQFDIDEENITMDSSFQDDLNADSLDLVELIMAIEDEFDLEVDDDEVDKIKTVGDAVEYIQKTTDLE; encoded by the coding sequence ATGGTGCTTGAGAAATTAAAAAAGATTATTTCAGAACAATTTGATATTGATGAAGAAAACATAACTATGGATTCTTCTTTTCAAGATGATTTAAATGCAGATTCATTGGATTTAGTGGAACTTATAATGGCCATAGAGGATGAATTTGATCTGGAAGTTGATGACGATGAGGTTGATAAAATAAAAACCGTCGGAGATGCAGTGGAGTATATTCAAAAAACGACTGATTTAGAGTAA
- the rnc gene encoding ribonuclease III: protein MKYNCSFKDKLSIFEEKINFKFNNIDILINALTHSSYANEHKGKYYEHNERLEFLGDSVLNIIVSDYIYKKYPYYPEGELTKLRAAIVCESSLAFISRQINLGEYLVLGKGEETTGGRERDSVLADAFEALLGGIYLDGGLEKAKEFFINIFKKNVISLEEEKDLFFDYKTKFQEIFQKKFGSKIEYTIEKEEGPDHDKVFYVDVVVDNKILGRGLGKNKKEAEQMAAKEALNGMGVKNE, encoded by the coding sequence ATGAAATACAATTGTTCGTTTAAAGACAAATTGAGTATTTTTGAAGAGAAAATCAATTTTAAATTTAATAATATCGATATTTTAATTAATGCTTTAACTCACAGCTCTTATGCAAATGAACATAAGGGAAAGTATTATGAACATAATGAAAGGTTGGAATTCTTAGGAGATTCGGTATTAAACATAATTGTCAGTGACTACATATATAAAAAGTACCCTTATTATCCCGAAGGTGAACTTACCAAACTCAGAGCCGCCATAGTATGCGAATCGTCCTTAGCATTTATATCGAGGCAGATAAACCTTGGAGAATATCTCGTTTTGGGGAAAGGAGAAGAAACTACGGGAGGAAGGGAAAGGGATTCCGTCTTGGCAGATGCTTTTGAAGCTTTGCTCGGAGGGATATATTTAGACGGAGGATTAGAGAAAGCTAAGGAATTTTTTATAAATATCTTTAAAAAGAATGTTATTTCTCTGGAAGAGGAAAAGGATTTATTTTTTGATTATAAGACAAAATTTCAGGAGATATTTCAAAAGAAATTCGGCTCAAAGATAGAATATACTATTGAAAAAGAGGAAGGCCCGGATCATGATAAGGTATTTTATGTAGATGTAGTTGTTGATAATAAAATATTGGGAAGAGGATTGGGAAAAAATAAAAAAGAAGCTGAACAAATGGCTGCAAAAGAAGCTCTTAACGGAATGGGTGTTAAAAATGAGTAA
- a CDS encoding nucleotidyltransferase, translating to MKVLGLITEYNPFHYGHSYHLNFSKEKTQCDFSVAVMSSSFLQRGEPAIVDKWARAKMAIDSGVDLIIELPVFYSVQSAEIFAYGGVKLLDSLNIVDYISFGSELGDMKYLKMISHILSEEPEPFKKYLKKYLKDGYSYAQSRMKSLEDYMDADKYHSDFPLEDIIRSPNNILAIEYLKALHRIKSNIKPFTIKRVGNDYREEELSGKFSSSGALRRQILKNDLVKIKNLVPPSAYEELLKYDENKYSFNSLENYSEIILYLLRTASKDKLNNLMDMENGLENRILKYSYKCNSLSSLVNCVSTKRYTKTRIQRILIHLLLNMNKDEFSLFNKSYPKYIRILGANKKGLKILKEIKNKSDIKIINKFSNYKKISDPLLEKMILLEKKATDIYYMGIQKPPESYRGNMDYFTSPYIKD from the coding sequence ATGAAGGTTCTCGGACTTATAACCGAATACAATCCTTTTCACTACGGTCACAGCTATCATTTAAATTTTTCAAAAGAAAAGACCCAATGTGATTTTTCCGTTGCGGTAATGAGCAGTTCTTTTCTTCAACGGGGAGAGCCGGCTATCGTGGATAAATGGGCAAGAGCAAAGATGGCCATAGATTCGGGAGTGGATTTGATTATTGAGCTTCCTGTTTTTTATTCTGTCCAAAGTGCAGAAATATTTGCTTATGGAGGAGTAAAATTATTAGACAGCCTGAATATAGTCGATTATATATCCTTTGGAAGCGAGCTTGGGGATATGAAGTATTTAAAAATGATTTCCCATATACTAAGTGAAGAACCGGAACCTTTTAAAAAATATCTGAAAAAATATTTAAAAGACGGGTATTCCTATGCTCAGTCTCGGATGAAATCACTGGAAGATTATATGGATGCCGATAAATATCATTCTGACTTCCCCTTAGAAGATATCATTCGTTCTCCTAATAATATATTGGCTATAGAATACCTGAAAGCACTACATAGAATTAAAAGCAATATAAAACCCTTTACAATTAAAAGAGTAGGAAATGATTATAGGGAAGAGGAATTGTCAGGGAAGTTTTCTTCTTCCGGAGCTTTAAGAAGGCAGATATTAAAAAATGATTTAGTCAAGATAAAAAATTTAGTGCCGCCTTCCGCTTATGAAGAGCTTTTAAAATATGATGAAAATAAATATTCTTTTAACAGCTTGGAAAATTATTCTGAAATAATATTATATCTTTTAAGGACTGCTTCTAAGGACAAACTTAATAATTTGATGGATATGGAAAACGGTCTGGAAAATCGCATATTGAAGTATTCATACAAATGTAATTCATTAAGTTCTCTCGTTAATTGCGTTTCCACAAAAAGATATACTAAAACAAGAATTCAAAGAATACTTATCCATTTACTGCTCAATATGAATAAAGATGAATTTTCTTTGTTTAATAAAAGCTATCCTAAATATATAAGAATTCTCGGCGCCAATAAAAAGGGCCTTAAAATATTAAAGGAAATTAAGAATAAATCGGATATAAAGATAATAAACAAGTTTTCAAACTATAAAAAGATCAGCGATCCCCTATTGGAAAAAATGATTTTATTGGAAAAAAAAGCTACGGACATTTATTATATGGGTATCCAGAAACCTCCGGAATCCTATAGGGGAAATATGGACTATTTCACATCTCCTTATATTAAAGATTAG
- the smc gene encoding chromosome segregation protein SMC, with the protein MLYLHLKKLEMHGFKSFADKTEIEFKDGITGIVGPNGSGKSNIADAVRWVLGEQSVKNLRGNKMEDVIFSGTEKRRAVGYAEVTIVFDNKDLKIPIEYSEVAVTRRMFRSGESEYYINKNSCRLKDIRELFMDTGVGKEGYSIIGQGRVDEILSTKPEDRRNIFEEASGIVKFKMRKEESEKKLDKTEGNILRINDIITELESQTGPLKEQSETAKEYLKLSQELKEIQVNLFLREIDNLNSNLLNLEKDKKSIEDQIKKSVEENEYLQKEYLNIKSKLEEKEGSIENIRNKNYEIQSSAEKYQNELSLINEKERYLNKEKERIEGEITNLNKEREELLAEEKKEENSLKIADEELIKLSKKLAINVDELDSINNEISLKDSDIQSRKDNIFEKLNSVTDIKNKIINLNAFEENINKRICQIDSETEEMRKEKSEKMLLLNGIKKSIVDREKEFNRYKEEAENRLRRQKKLKSDIENISLKFNELKENLNGKISNFQLLKNMEEEYEGFYKSVRGILKAIDKDNFLSKGVIGVVANLIKVDKKFEKAIEMALGSNLQNIVVDKEETAKKLIDYLKRNRLGRATFLPCTAIRGNKLKISSHDSNEKGIVGVAADLIDFDKRYMNIFEYLMGRTLIVENIDWGIAISKKYKNSFKIVTLDGNILNPGGSITGGSVSNAPTNILVRKMKLDELVKDIDVLKEEKKSLENNIWKLKSLNDKEEADLEDLNEKIKTMNIEIIQMKNEEDNIVQDIERLKNGEDKYLKEKESLNAEKTDMKKESLNLKDQLKEAEEGNTILRENMKEEMENFEIRKKTRDELNDKVTQMKIEKSLKESNLNSIKEKINNIKEKIGNSLLVVNTKKEEIEKLKDDLFQLVDKKKALSEKIDACKYDLQNSEEELEKEKEKKKELTCSLNLKDESLNIIKDNISKLEKNLNNINIKEAKYSVQVENCYGKLMEEYELTYEEGLDYKIDIDDEKKYYDRAKDIKECIKNLGTVNLSSVEEYKKVKERLDFIKDQRKDLVAAKEDLINVIKEMEEKMREQFVHSFNLIRKNFNEVFVELFGGGKADIYLEEPEKVLTSGIEIISQPPGKKLQSLTLLSGGEKSLTAVALLFSILKTKPTPFCILDEIDAALDEGNIYRYTKYLKKISQDTQFIIITHRKNTMEIADVLHGATMEEEGVTKMVSIKLKDKYSEIAS; encoded by the coding sequence GTGTTGTATTTGCATCTTAAAAAATTGGAAATGCACGGGTTTAAATCCTTTGCAGATAAAACGGAAATTGAATTTAAGGACGGTATAACGGGAATAGTCGGTCCAAACGGAAGCGGAAAGAGTAATATAGCCGATGCAGTGAGATGGGTTTTGGGAGAACAAAGCGTTAAAAATTTACGGGGAAACAAGATGGAAGATGTAATATTTTCCGGGACCGAAAAACGCAGAGCTGTCGGATATGCCGAAGTTACAATTGTTTTCGATAATAAAGATTTAAAGATACCTATAGAATATTCTGAAGTTGCCGTTACAAGAAGGATGTTCAGATCGGGAGAAAGTGAATATTATATAAATAAAAATTCTTGCAGGCTTAAGGATATAAGAGAGCTTTTTATGGATACGGGAGTGGGCAAGGAAGGCTATTCCATTATCGGGCAAGGGAGAGTTGATGAGATCCTCAGTACAAAACCAGAGGACAGAAGGAATATATTTGAAGAAGCATCTGGGATTGTTAAATTCAAAATGCGAAAAGAAGAATCAGAGAAAAAGTTGGACAAGACGGAAGGAAATATACTCAGAATAAACGATATTATAACGGAATTGGAAAGTCAGACAGGTCCTTTGAAGGAACAATCGGAGACAGCTAAGGAATATTTAAAATTGTCTCAGGAATTGAAGGAAATCCAGGTTAATTTATTCTTGAGGGAGATTGATAATTTAAATTCTAATCTTCTAAATCTTGAAAAGGATAAGAAAAGTATAGAAGACCAGATCAAAAAAAGCGTTGAGGAAAATGAGTACCTGCAAAAAGAATACCTGAATATAAAATCCAAATTGGAAGAAAAGGAAGGATCAATTGAAAATATAAGAAATAAAAACTATGAAATTCAAAGTTCCGCTGAAAAATATCAAAATGAGTTGTCGTTAATTAATGAAAAGGAAAGGTACTTAAATAAAGAAAAGGAAAGAATTGAAGGAGAGATTACGAATTTAAATAAAGAGAGAGAAGAACTGCTTGCAGAAGAAAAAAAAGAAGAGAACTCTTTAAAGATTGCGGATGAGGAATTAATAAAACTAAGTAAAAAATTGGCAATAAATGTTGATGAATTAGACAGTATCAATAATGAAATTTCATTAAAGGATAGTGACATACAAAGCCGGAAGGACAATATCTTTGAGAAACTTAACTCTGTGACGGATATAAAAAATAAGATTATTAATTTAAACGCTTTTGAAGAAAATATAAATAAAAGAATATGTCAGATAGATAGTGAAACAGAAGAGATGAGAAAAGAAAAAAGCGAAAAAATGCTGTTGCTGAATGGAATTAAGAAAAGTATAGTCGATAGGGAAAAGGAATTTAACAGATATAAAGAAGAAGCGGAAAACAGGTTGAGACGTCAAAAAAAGCTTAAATCAGACATAGAGAATATATCTTTAAAATTCAATGAATTGAAAGAAAACCTGAATGGGAAGATATCCAACTTTCAACTTCTGAAAAATATGGAAGAAGAATATGAGGGTTTTTATAAAAGCGTAAGAGGTATACTTAAAGCCATAGATAAAGATAATTTCTTGAGTAAGGGAGTAATAGGAGTAGTTGCCAATCTTATTAAGGTTGACAAAAAATTTGAAAAGGCTATAGAGATGGCTTTAGGTTCAAATTTACAGAATATAGTCGTTGATAAAGAGGAGACAGCCAAAAAATTAATCGATTATTTGAAAAGAAACAGGTTGGGAAGAGCTACTTTTCTTCCCTGTACTGCCATAAGAGGAAATAAACTAAAAATCAGTTCTCACGACAGCAATGAAAAGGGAATTGTAGGAGTTGCCGCTGATTTAATTGATTTTGATAAAAGATATATGAATATCTTTGAATATCTTATGGGCAGAACTTTGATAGTGGAAAACATTGATTGGGGAATAGCCATAAGCAAGAAATATAAAAACTCTTTTAAGATTGTTACCTTGGACGGGAATATTTTAAATCCGGGAGGTTCCATAACAGGAGGGAGTGTTTCCAATGCTCCTACCAATATATTAGTGAGGAAAATGAAATTAGATGAATTGGTTAAGGATATTGATGTTCTTAAAGAAGAAAAGAAATCTTTAGAGAACAATATATGGAAGCTGAAATCTCTAAATGACAAAGAAGAAGCGGACTTAGAGGATTTAAATGAAAAGATCAAGACGATGAATATTGAAATTATTCAAATGAAAAATGAAGAGGACAATATTGTTCAGGACATTGAGAGATTAAAAAACGGAGAGGATAAGTATTTAAAGGAAAAAGAAAGTTTAAATGCGGAAAAAACAGACATGAAAAAGGAAAGTCTGAATCTTAAGGATCAACTGAAAGAAGCAGAAGAGGGCAATACAATATTGAGAGAAAATATGAAGGAAGAGATGGAGAATTTTGAAATAAGGAAAAAAACAAGAGATGAATTAAACGACAAGGTAACTCAAATGAAGATAGAGAAGAGCCTGAAAGAAAGTAATCTCAATTCAATTAAAGAAAAAATAAATAATATCAAAGAAAAAATAGGGAATTCTCTATTGGTCGTTAATACTAAAAAAGAGGAAATCGAAAAACTAAAAGATGATTTATTTCAGTTGGTTGATAAAAAGAAAGCTTTGTCTGAAAAGATAGATGCATGTAAATATGATCTTCAAAATTCCGAAGAGGAACTTGAAAAGGAAAAAGAAAAGAAAAAAGAACTTACATGTTCTTTAAACTTAAAGGATGAAAGCCTGAATATAATAAAGGATAATATAAGCAAGTTAGAGAAAAATTTAAATAATATCAATATTAAGGAGGCCAAGTATTCCGTACAGGTTGAAAATTGTTACGGAAAGCTCATGGAAGAGTACGAACTGACCTATGAAGAAGGGCTGGATTATAAAATTGATATAGATGATGAGAAAAAGTATTATGATAGAGCTAAGGATATAAAGGAATGTATAAAAAATCTCGGAACAGTTAATCTAAGCTCTGTGGAAGAATATAAGAAGGTAAAGGAAAGATTGGACTTTATTAAAGATCAGAGAAAAGATTTAGTTGCCGCAAAAGAGGATTTGATCAATGTAATTAAAGAGATGGAAGAGAAAATGAGAGAGCAGTTTGTCCATAGTTTTAATTTGATCAGAAAAAACTTTAATGAAGTTTTTGTTGAGTTATTCGGAGGAGGAAAAGCGGATATCTATTTGGAAGAACCTGAAAAAGTTCTTACCAGCGGTATAGAGATAATATCTCAACCCCCTGGGAAGAAGCTTCAAAGTCTGACTTTGCTTTCAGGAGGAGAAAAATCCCTTACAGCAGTGGCCCTTTTGTTTTCCATACTGAAAACGAAGCCGACTCCTTTTTGTATTTTAGATGAAATAGATGCTGCTTTAGATGAAGGAAATATTTATAGATATACTAAATACTTAAAGAAGATTTCTCAGGATACTCAGTTTATAATAATTACTCACAGAAAGAATACTATGGAAATTGCCGATGTGCTTCATGGTGCTACTATGGAAGAGGAAGGGGTAACTAAGATGGTATCCATCAAATTAAAAGATAAATACTCTGAAATTGCAAGCTAA
- a CDS encoding elongator complex protein 3 — MSKDYYIIPIFVPHLGCPHNCVFCNQRRITGKTDEMDENKAQHIIEEHLSTIPSRRKDVEIAFYGGSFTGIDLNLQERLLNVAFKYKKEGAVDRIRLSTRPDYIDKLRLDILKKYHVDIIELGVQSLDDEVLILSGRGHNKEDVYRASDLIKSYGFKLGLQMMIGLPGDNMEKSLLTGREIIKMNPFCVRIYPTLVIKDTYLKDLYEKGEYVPLSLEEAIDISSKLLVLFERNNIDVIRIGLQPTENMTTGKDVVAGPFHPAFRQLVESRLYRDFLEEYFKNFQKEDIKNKIITIETKERNISPMAGQKSSNIKYLKELYDFSNIKVYKKDIDSQIIIVHIEDHYDIIDKKDILKNYFRDIV; from the coding sequence ATGAGTAAAGATTATTATATAATTCCTATTTTTGTTCCTCATTTGGGCTGTCCGCATAATTGTGTATTTTGTAATCAAAGAAGGATTACGGGTAAAACTGATGAAATGGATGAAAATAAAGCTCAACATATAATAGAGGAACATCTTTCCACAATACCTTCCCGCAGAAAAGATGTGGAAATAGCATTTTACGGAGGGAGTTTTACCGGTATTGATCTGAATCTTCAGGAAAGATTATTAAACGTAGCTTTTAAATATAAGAAAGAGGGTGCGGTAGATAGAATTCGCCTTTCTACACGACCTGATTATATAGACAAACTTAGGCTTGATATATTAAAAAAATATCATGTAGATATAATAGAGCTGGGGGTCCAGTCATTAGATGACGAAGTTCTTATTTTAAGCGGAAGAGGGCATAATAAGGAAGACGTATATCGTGCTTCAGACCTCATAAAATCTTATGGATTTAAACTGGGGCTTCAGATGATGATAGGCCTTCCTGGAGACAATATGGAAAAATCTCTCCTTACGGGAAGAGAGATCATCAAGATGAATCCCTTCTGTGTAAGGATATATCCTACTCTTGTAATTAAAGACACTTATTTGAAGGATTTATATGAAAAGGGCGAGTACGTTCCCCTTTCCTTAGAGGAAGCAATAGATATTTCGTCAAAGCTTTTAGTACTCTTTGAACGCAATAATATCGATGTTATAAGAATAGGACTTCAGCCTACTGAGAACATGACAACAGGGAAAGATGTGGTGGCAGGGCCATTTCATCCTGCCTTCAGACAATTAGTCGAATCAAGGCTTTACAGAGATTTTTTGGAGGAATACTTTAAAAATTTTCAGAAAGAGGATATTAAGAATAAAATTATTACTATAGAAACGAAGGAAAGAAATATATCTCCTATGGCAGGGCAGAAATCGTCGAATATTAAATATTTAAAAGAATTATATGATTTTAGTAATATAAAGGTATATAAAAAGGATATTGATTCCCAAATCATCATTGTTCATATAGAAGATCATTATGATATAATAGATAAAAAGGATATTTTGAAAAATTATTTTAGAGATATTGTTTAG
- a CDS encoding YceD family protein, giving the protein MSINLSSFFDDNVLSIHVDKNLKLEPLYINERKILFTEPVKFTGNIFRVGENKILNGNLNYKFIETCARCLKEFVKEIDIPVSGKLIESNKKMIPDGDGEEPIYYSGNSVDLTEFIISSIVVSLPMKSLCRSDCKGLCPKCGKNLNEGNCNCNRDDVDPRFAKLKDLFSEN; this is encoded by the coding sequence ATGAGCATTAATCTGTCAAGTTTTTTTGATGATAATGTTTTAAGTATCCACGTAGACAAAAATTTAAAATTGGAACCTTTATATATAAATGAACGTAAAATTTTGTTTACGGAACCTGTAAAATTTACCGGAAACATATTTAGAGTTGGTGAAAATAAAATTCTAAATGGAAATTTAAATTATAAATTTATTGAAACCTGTGCCAGATGCTTAAAAGAGTTTGTAAAAGAAATAGATATTCCCGTATCGGGAAAGCTTATAGAAAGCAATAAAAAGATGATCCCTGACGGAGATGGAGAAGAACCCATATATTATAGCGGGAATTCGGTAGATTTAACTGAATTTATAATTTCTTCCATAGTAGTTTCCCTTCCGATGAAATCTCTTTGCAGAAGTGATTGTAAAGGGTTATGTCCTAAGTGTGGAAAAAATTTAAATGAAGGGAATTGTAATTGTAATCGAGATGATGTTGATCCGAGATTTGCAAAATTGAAGGATCTGTTCAGCGAAAATTAA